AGAAGTCCGTTGTGCAGAGGGAAGTACGGCAGAAAGCCCAGTCCGAACCGCTCCACCGCCGGGAGCACTTCGCGTTCCGCCGCTCGCGCCAGCAGGCTGTAGTGGTTCTGTGCCGACACGAATGGGATGCCTCGGCCCGCCGCCGCGACGTAATCCGCCTCCGCGATCTGCCACCCGGCCAGGTTGGAGTGTCCGATATAGCGCACCTTGCCCTCCCGGACGAGATCGGCGAGGACGTCGAGCGTCTCGGCGATGGGCGTCTCGGGGTCTGGGGTGTGGAGCTGGTAGAGGTCGATCCAGTCGGTCCGCAGTCGCGACAGGGAGCCTTCGACGGCTCTGCGCACGTACGACCTCGATCCCTTCGCGCCGGAGGGGACATAGCCCATGTCGCGGCCGAAGTGACCGAACTTCGTCGCGACGACGAAGCGATCGCGACGTCCTTCCAGCGCCTCACCCATGAGCGTTTCGGAGAGTCCGGGTTCGCGTCCGTACATGTCGGCGGTATCGAGGAACGTCACTCCGGCATCGAGAGCAGCATCGAGGACCGCCCGTGTGCCGTCGATCGTCTCGGTCTTCGTGCCCGGGCGGCCGAAGTTGTTGCACCCGAGTCCGACGGCCGAGACGAGGAGGCCGGAGGGACCGAGACGACGCTGAGGGATGTCGGAAGCCATGTCCCTACGCTACCCGCCGCGTCATAGACGTCATGAGGGCCCTCCCCCACTCGGGAAGGGCCCTCATGACGTGTGGAATGTCAGGGTCGTGGCGGCTCCGACGACGGCGGCTCGGGAGCAGCGGGCGGCTCAGTCGGCGGGGCAGCCGGCGGCTCGGTGGGCGGAGCAGCCGGCGGAGTCACTGGGGGCTGGGGCGCTGCGGCGGGGGGCGGTGCGTACCCCGACGGCGGTGCGGGCGGTGCGTACCCGGCAGGCGGCGCGGGCGGCTGGTATCCGGGAGGGGGCTGGTAGCCCGCAGGCGGGTATGCTCCGGCGGCTCCACCGGCCTGGCCCACGGGTGCGCCCGGCTGGACGGGAATGCCCTGCCAAACGGTCGTGTCCTTCAGGACCGTCGACGCCCACGGCGCGGGGCGAATGGCGGGGTTCCACGGCGACGAGGTGAAAGCGAGGATGCCGAGCCAGATGTAGACGCCGAGACC
This genomic stretch from Microbacterium sp. SLBN-146 harbors:
- a CDS encoding large exoprotein — translated: MSDYDYGYGGLVALYLVLLPILFILSIIGYVIASFFLMKIFEKAGVQGKWRAWVPVYNTLVLAKLGDLSPWAMLIAIGASAILGQIPFIGWIFGLVAVAAGVLVGWRVGLKLGKDWPLLLLWLIPGLGVYIWLGILAFTSSPWNPAIRPAPWASTVLKDTTVWQGIPVQPGAPVGQAGGAAGAYPPAGYQPPPGYQPPAPPAGYAPPAPPSGYAPPPAAAPQPPVTPPAAPPTEPPAAPPTEPPAAPEPPSSEPPRP
- a CDS encoding aldo/keto reductase; translated protein: MASDIPQRRLGPSGLLVSAVGLGCNNFGRPGTKTETIDGTRAVLDAALDAGVTFLDTADMYGREPGLSETLMGEALEGRRDRFVVATKFGHFGRDMGYVPSGAKGSRSYVRRAVEGSLSRLRTDWIDLYQLHTPDPETPIAETLDVLADLVREGKVRYIGHSNLAGWQIAEADYVAAAGRGIPFVSAQNHYSLLARAAEREVLPAVERFGLGFLPYFPLHNGLLTGRFSRENAPADSRIMRQRPHVWEEAPWDALESYQEFCAERDITMLQATFGWLLSRGPVTSVIAGATSPEQVTSNAAAATAWSPSADDLAAIDAMFPLPEDPAAKV